Genomic segment of Veillonella parvula DSM 2008:
CTAGATGTAACTAGCCCATTATCACCGAGTAAACCTATTACATCTTGTATGCGACTCACTTCAACGATTTCATTCCAAGTCATAGAAGGCAATATGGTCGGCAATCGTTCGGCCATCATCGTTTTACCCCCACCTGGAGGTCCTATCATAATACAATGATGATGACCTGCAGCACTGATGAGCATTGCTCGTTTTCCTAATTCTTGACCTTGTACATCGCCAAAATCAACTGTATATGTTTGATTAGATTTTATAGTTGTACTTTCATCCGTAACAGACGTATCAACACAATTATTACTAATCATAGTTACTTGCGGTTTACTGATTGTATCTAGATTTTCATTGGTTCCAGTTAATGGCATAGACTCTAAAGACCCTAGAATTGATTTATTGGCATTGTGTTTATCTACTTTTTCTTTTTTGATACTTATTTGTTTATTTTTATCAACTACCTTTGGCTTAATTTGTTCCTCTAAAATAGTAATAATTTCTTGTAGTGATGATCCACCATATATGGTTAAATTAGGAATAGACTGTAGCACTTTAACATTTGCAATACTTGTATAAATTTTTGAATAATCAGCATCTAATCCTGCTAGCGACATAGCTAGAGTCCCAAAGGTTGGTAATACCGAACCATCTAACGCTAACTCTCCCATAAACAAACTCTTATCAAATAAAGCCGAAATTTTAGCTTTACGCCCCTTTATCTGTCCTGATGCAAGCAGAACCCCTAAAGCAATAGCTAAATCGAGTCCAGCGCTACTTTTACGAATTGTAGCCGGAGCTAAATTGACTACGATGCGTCTCATTGGAAATTCGTATCCACTATTTTTAATGGCCGCTCGTACACGTTCACGAGCTTCTTTAACAGATTGATTAGGTAGTCCAACGATATCAAAAACCGGCAAACCTTGTGATATATCGACCTCTACAGTAATGATGCATCCATCAATGCCGTGCAAGGTGGCTCCATATAATTTTGCGTACATAAACTGACCTCACTAAAAGCACTGTGGTAAATAATGAATAGAACTTTGAAAGTCCTCGTGTAAATACACCTCTATTACATCAAAGGATATTTCCTTCCAACGGCGCTTTTTTTGATTTAGATCATATAGAAACAACATGGCAGCTCGTTTAATATGCTTTTGTTTTTTCTTGGTAACTGCCTCACGTGCTAGTCCATGTTGCATACCTCGGCGAGCTTTAATCTCTATAAAATGATAGACTAAATCACGTTTAGCAATGATGTCAATTTCTCCTAACCGCGTTCGATAATTTGTATCTACTACTGTAAGTCCTATTTTTTCAATATAGTTAGTGGCTACTCGTTCTCCCCATTTGCCCAGTTCTTTTGAATCGAGTTCATTAAATGCTTTACCAGTACTAATCGTTTTCATATATACCTCCTAATAAGGTGTATCTGCAACAATAACTCATAGAATTTTAATATCTACACTATATTAATCTTTCAACAGGTAATACTTACTTGTAGAGTAAGATACGTAAGATGTAAAAGTAAATACAAAAGAGGTTCCTAATATTCACATAGGTGACTATTAGGAACCTCTTTACAGTTATGAACTATATGCAATTTATAATGTGATAATACGAATAAAACTAATACAACTATAGGACTTAACTTGATAGTCTAATCATAAAATAAATTTATTATCCATAATAAATACTTAGAAATTACTCAGGTTTAACCCAACGCACAATAGATTTAATAGGCTCAAAGCTCTTACGATGAAGCGGTGTTACCCCTTGTTGCTCGATAGCTTCTTTATGTAATTCCGTATAGTAACCTTTATGAATACCAAAGCCATAGCCAGGGAACTCATCATCAAGGCTCTTCATATATCGATCTCGCGTAACCTTTGCAATGATGGATGCAGCAGCAATATTAGCGCTTTTACTATCGCCCTTAATAATGGATTCAACAGGAATCGTTAAATCAGGCAATTTCATGGCATCAGCCACTACTGCTTCAGCTGGTACGCTGAGCGTACGAATAGCCTCATACATCGCTTGTCGCGTTACTTCATAGATATTTAGCTCATCAATCTTTTCTGGGCCGTAGGAAATACAGCTAACAGCAACGGCTTCGTCCATGATGATATCATAGAGTGCTTCCCGTTTTTCCTCTGTTAGTTTTTTAGAGTCATTGAGCCCCGGAATTAATGTCATAGGTGGCAAGATAACAGCAGCTACCGTAACAGGCCCCGCAATAGGACCACGCCCCACTTCATCGACGCCAGCCACATGATAGATACCTTGATCGTAGAACATGCCTTCATAGTCATACATACCCATGAGGCGTTGCTGTTCTTTTAACTCTTTTTCTTGGCGCTTAATATAAGACGCAGCCAATTTCTGTACAGAACTACGTGTATCCTCTTGAGCAAAAGACAAAATCTCTAAGGCTTGTTCAGTTTCAAAGAGAGCTTTAATATCTGCTACTTTTAACTTAGAAAATACATCCTTATCCATTATGACTCTCCTCACCATCTGCAGGGTAGTACGGTTCTTCATCAACTTGATCGAGAGTAATTGTACCTAACTTAGTATTGCGGTAGTCTTGCAAGATAATACGGCGAGCCTTGTCAAAATCTACAATGCCACCGCTTACAAGACAACCTCGACGACGTCCGATGCTTTCAAGAATCGTATCAACATCGGTCATCTCTTCTTCTTTTAATTTATAACGCTCTACCAAAATATTTGGCGCGTTCGTCAATAAGTAATTTAATAGCTGTTTTATAACATGCTCTAAATCATAAACATCATCGGAAATGGCACCTGTCATAGCGAGGCGAGCCGCGGCACGTTGGTCCTCTAATTTTGGCCATAATACACCTGGTGTATCAAGCAATTCAAGATTTTTACCGATTTTAACCCACTGTTGACCACGTGTATGACCTGCCTTATTAGCTGTACGCGTTGCAGCAGAACCAGCTAAAGAGTTAATCAATGTAGATTTACCAACGTTAGGAATCCCTAAGATGATAGTACGTACAGAACGGCTACGAATACCTTTTGCAACCCAACGGTCGATGATAGGTTTACTCAAACGCTCTACAGTGGATATTAACTTCTTATTACCCTTGCCAGACTTAGAATCGATAGCCAATACGGTGATGCCTTGTTTTGTAAAGAACTCAGTCCATTCCTTTGTAGCTTTAGGATCTGCTAAATCTACTTTATTTAACAGTACGATATGAGGTTTCTGACCAACGAGTTCTGTGATGACTGGGTTCGCACTAGAACGAGGAATACGCGCATCTAGTAACTCAATAACTACGTCTACCTTTTTGATATACTCCGTAATCATACGTGTGGCTTTCGCCATATGACCAGGGAACCAATGTACGATAGGTGAATCTGCCATAGTATTTCCTTTCTACATACTCATATACATCTCTTAGAGATACTTAAACTCTTAGAAATACTTAGTATATTTTATATTTATATTTATATGTATGTTTTATATTTTTATCTATCTTTTATAGCTCTATATTTCTCTATTATAATAATTTAATTCAGATAATAATGAAATAGAACTATTCATATCTAATTTTAGCAAAAATAAAAGGCTGCCAACGGCAGCCTTTTATGAACATTAGCGTTTTTCGCGAATACGAGCAGCTTTACCAGTAAGGTTACGTAAGTAGTACAATTTAGCACGACGAACAACACCACGGCGCATAACTTCGATTTTAGCTAAACGTGGGCTATGAAGTGGGAATGTACGTTCTACACCTACACCGGATGCAATACGACGAACTGTAAAAGTTTCACGTACGCCACCGTTTTGACGTTTAATTACCAAACCTTCGAACACTTGGATACGTTCACGAGTACCTTCCACTACTTTTACGTGTACACGAACTGTGTCACCAGCACGGAATGTAGGGATGTCTGTACGAAGTTGTTCTTGTTCAAGTACGTTAATAATGTTCATTGTTTCCTCCTGTTTGCAGACATTCAATACCTACACCTTATAGGCAGCGGACTGTCTCAAATTAACAGCAATATAGTATCATAAATCACGTACTGTTAGCAAGTATTTTCTATATTATTTTAATAATCCAAATATTTACGTATTATTTACGTATAATTGGTCGTTTTAACTTACCTAATAAGCGGTATAAATTCTCCTGATCTTCATCCGATAAATCAGAGAACATTACATTAAGAAATTCGTTATATGTATGTAAAAGAGATTTGCCTAACCGTTTCCCTTCATCTGTTAAAGTAACTACAGATATACGTTTGTCCATATAATCAATATGTTTTGTAACATATCCCAATTCAATGAGTATGTCTGTCTGCTCCGACACAGTAGCAGGACGCATATTTAGAGCATCTACTAACTGCTTTTGTGATGCTCCTTGAGAACGCATATATAATTCAATAATAATTCTATCACGAGACTTTTCTTTGCCGCTTGGCACCTTACATAAGGCTTTATATAATTCATCATGATTCATAATCATCTATCTCCTCATACAACTTTGTATATTATAAAGTATTCGCTATAGTCTCTAAAAATCCTGCATAAAATTTGCATATTCTTCGTAAAAGCAAAAAAGAGGTACGCATGGTACCTCTTCTCTTGTATATCATAGTAAAAATTTAAATTTTTACTATAATATATTATTTTAATGAGCTAATATCTCCAATAATAGCCATTACACTGTATGCTAAACGAACGAGTTGTAAACGGTTAGCTTTAATAGCTTCATCTTTATCCATAACCATTACATCTTCAAAGAATTTGTTGATGGCTGGAACTAAAGTAGCTGGAACTGCCACGACTGCATCATAATCGCCAGCTTCCCAAGCAGCACTACTTGCTTCAGATGCTTTAGAAGCAGCTTCGAACAATTCTTTTTCAGCATCTTCTTTCAACAAATCGCTATTAACACCAGTATATTCCACATCTTTTACAAGATTGTACATACGAGTATAAGCTTGAACAAGTTCAACGTTTTCATCGATGCGATTTGCTAACAATGCATTTACAAGACCTTCAGCATCAGCAACGGATAATTCATTGTTAGACAACAACAAGTCGATTACATGATGAGGAACTTCACGATCAAGGAAGATATTTTTCAAACGAAGTGTGAAGAACTCCTCTACTTGACCAAGTAATTCTTCTTGTTTTTCAGCTGGCACATTAAGCAATTCCATAGATGCTTTGAAGATTGGACGCAAGCTGATATTCCATTCGCTACCAAGCAAGATGTTCAAGATACCAATTGTTTGACGACGCAATGCATATGGATCTTGAGAGCCTGTAGGGATTAATCCACGACTGAAAGTAGCTACGATATTATCTACTTTATCGATGATGGACAATACTTTACCTGCTTCCGTTTGAGGCAATACATCACCTGCAAAACGAGGTAAATATTGTTCAAAAATAGCTTCTGCTACTTCAGGAGATTCACCATCAAGTAAAGCATACTCTTTCCCCATTACACCTTGTAATTCAGTAAACTCTGTAACCATACCTGTAGTAAGGTCAGTCTTAGCAAGCTCTGTAGCGCGTTCCAATACAACAACTGTATCTTCGTGCAAGCCACATTCTTCACCAAACACACGGCCCAATTTAAGTAAACGTTCAGTTTTATCTGCTAAGTTACCAAGACCTTCTTGGAATACAATTTTAGTCAAACCATCTTGACGGTCGATAAGAGGTTTCTTGCGGTCTTCGTTAAAGAAAAATTTAGCATCATCAAGACGTGCACGCAATACACGTTCATTACCAGCTTGAACTACTTCGATAGAATGATCGGAGCCGTTGCGAACTGTTAAGAACATTGGCAACAATTTGCCGTCTTGGTCAACCAATGGGAAGTAACGTTGATGGTCTTTCATAGGTGTAATAATAGCTGCATCTGGAAGTGCCAAGTAGGACTCTTCAAAGCCACCACACAATGCTGTAGGCCATTCAACAAGATAGTTGATTTCTTCTAACAAATCATCATCCCAAACGATGGATGCATTTTTAGAAGCTGCCATATCATGTAATTGTTTGGAGATCAATTCGCGACGAGCATCTTGATCGACCATAACAAAGTTTTCTTTTAATGTGTCTACATAGGATGCTGCATTTTTAATAGTGATTTCATCAGCACCTAAGAATCGATGACCACGTGTTACATTACCAGATTGAACAGTAGCAAATTCTACAGGAATTACGTCTTCATCAAGTAATGCTACAAGCCAACGTACTGGACGTACAAACTTAGCATCTAAATTCCCCCAATGCATAGATTTAGGGAAGTTAAGGCCTGTAATCAATTGAGGCAACATTTCTGTAACGATATCTTTTGCCGGAACCCCTGCAGTTTTAGTTTCTGCGTAAATATAACCATCTTCTACAACGAGATCTGCTACATCAAGACCTTTACCACGAGCAAAGCCGATAGCCGCTTTAGTAGCATTACCGTCAGCATCATAAGCGATGGACGCAGATGGACCTTTATGACGTTCACTGATTTCGGCAGATGTATCAG
This window contains:
- a CDS encoding YraN family protein, which translates into the protein MKTISTGKAFNELDSKELGKWGERVATNYIEKIGLTVVDTNYRTRLGEIDIIAKRDLVYHFIEIKARRGMQHGLAREAVTKKKQKHIKRAAMLFLYDLNQKKRRWKEISFDVIEVYLHEDFQSSIHYLPQCF
- a CDS encoding MarR family winged helix-turn-helix transcriptional regulator, giving the protein MNHDELYKALCKVPSGKEKSRDRIIIELYMRSQGASQKQLVDALNMRPATVSEQTDILIELGYVTKHIDYMDKRISVVTLTDEGKRLGKSLLHTYNEFLNVMFSDLSDEDQENLYRLLGKLKRPIIRK
- a CDS encoding YifB family Mg chelatase-like AAA ATPase translates to MYAKLYGATLHGIDGCIITVEVDISQGLPVFDIVGLPNQSVKEARERVRAAIKNSGYEFPMRRIVVNLAPATIRKSSAGLDLAIALGVLLASGQIKGRKAKISALFDKSLFMGELALDGSVLPTFGTLAMSLAGLDADYSKIYTSIANVKVLQSIPNLTIYGGSSLQEIITILEEQIKPKVVDKNKQISIKKEKVDKHNANKSILGSLESMPLTGTNENLDTISKPQVTMISNNCVDTSVTDESTTIKSNQTYTVDFGDVQGQELGKRAMLISAAGHHHCIMIGPPGGGKTMMAERLPTILPSMTWNEIVEVSRIQDVIGLLGDNGLVTSRPFRHPHHTATLASMVGGGIQGRPGEVTLAHGGVLFMDEAPEFQRQVIDALRQPLESRTITINRAQGNYIYPANFICILAANPCPCGYYHDPHKECVCTETMVKNYQQRLSGPIMDRIDLHIPVERPTLEQLLDTSTSNMTSESMRQQVIMATAMQQKRFEGFDFNSNGAVPHKAISELCNITDKAWSVLGNIFDHFHLSGRAFDRILKVARTIADLEENPKVEPHHISEAMLFRTGK
- the glyS gene encoding glycine--tRNA ligase subunit beta; amino-acid sequence: MAKDLLFEIGAEEIPAGFMPNILGQLKQLAETKLNDAHLPFESIATYGTPRRLALIVKGLADTSAEISERHKGPSASIAYDADGNATKAAIGFARGKGLDVADLVVEDGYIYAETKTAGVPAKDIVTEMLPQLITGLNFPKSMHWGNLDAKFVRPVRWLVALLDEDVIPVEFATVQSGNVTRGHRFLGADEITIKNAASYVDTLKENFVMVDQDARRELISKQLHDMAASKNASIVWDDDLLEEINYLVEWPTALCGGFEESYLALPDAAIITPMKDHQRYFPLVDQDGKLLPMFLTVRNGSDHSIEVVQAGNERVLRARLDDAKFFFNEDRKKPLIDRQDGLTKIVFQEGLGNLADKTERLLKLGRVFGEECGLHEDTVVVLERATELAKTDLTTGMVTEFTELQGVMGKEYALLDGESPEVAEAIFEQYLPRFAGDVLPQTEAGKVLSIIDKVDNIVATFSRGLIPTGSQDPYALRRQTIGILNILLGSEWNISLRPIFKASMELLNVPAEKQEELLGQVEEFFTLRLKNIFLDREVPHHVIDLLLSNNELSVADAEGLVNALLANRIDENVELVQAYTRMYNLVKDVEYTGVNSDLLKEDAEKELFEAASKASEASSAAWEAGDYDAVVAVPATLVPAINKFFEDVMVMDKDEAIKANRLQLVRLAYSVMAIIGDISSLK
- a CDS encoding ribonuclease HII, with product MDKDVFSKLKVADIKALFETEQALEILSFAQEDTRSSVQKLAASYIKRQEKELKEQQRLMGMYDYEGMFYDQGIYHVAGVDEVGRGPIAGPVTVAAVILPPMTLIPGLNDSKKLTEEKREALYDIIMDEAVAVSCISYGPEKIDELNIYEVTRQAMYEAIRTLSVPAEAVVADAMKLPDLTIPVESIIKGDSKSANIAAASIIAKVTRDRYMKSLDDEFPGYGFGIHKGYYTELHKEAIEQQGVTPLHRKSFEPIKSIVRWVKPE
- the rplS gene encoding 50S ribosomal protein L19; the encoded protein is MNIINVLEQEQLRTDIPTFRAGDTVRVHVKVVEGTRERIQVFEGLVIKRQNGGVRETFTVRRIASGVGVERTFPLHSPRLAKIEVMRRGVVRRAKLYYLRNLTGKAARIREKR
- the ylqF gene encoding ribosome biogenesis GTPase YlqF — encoded protein: MADSPIVHWFPGHMAKATRMITEYIKKVDVVIELLDARIPRSSANPVITELVGQKPHIVLLNKVDLADPKATKEWTEFFTKQGITVLAIDSKSGKGNKKLISTVERLSKPIIDRWVAKGIRSRSVRTIILGIPNVGKSTLINSLAGSAATRTANKAGHTRGQQWVKIGKNLELLDTPGVLWPKLEDQRAAARLAMTGAISDDVYDLEHVIKQLLNYLLTNAPNILVERYKLKEEEMTDVDTILESIGRRRGCLVSGGIVDFDKARRIILQDYRNTKLGTITLDQVDEEPYYPADGEESHNG